In Anthonomus grandis grandis chromosome 6, icAntGran1.3, whole genome shotgun sequence, one DNA window encodes the following:
- the LOC126737273 gene encoding uncharacterized protein LOC126737273 — protein MSSNNNNFNEDLTSEVGLPRPGENVLLNEENYTDNNSVPTSQVEFWLRKIIEMQDSSAPAVNTVTSPQIQLPSFDPSLKVADPEGWCCLIDEFVKMQKLSGIMLVTSLSCALKGEAADWLIRCRPIGKTWEDIRAEFLSTFSKPTDIMELFEEAVNGRQNTSSEITLSDEGLHVLRLAQHLIKTCENEEALATLFACHVVGSRSEMVRKRLQLDPPKDLKSFCIALRGSTGKRPALVRPDPHISSKRRAFTPLDKSDRKHHIKCHSCGKFGHKSYECRTNTNMPSTSSASKRVEPRTNVVRCFTCGGPGHISTHCPEKEKGTGSKPKYLEKRVNLLEVEVLPQGEMKLIDGEI, from the exons ATGTCTTctaacaataacaattttaatgagGATCtgacatcagaagtgggattgcCCCGTCCAGGTGAGAATGTTCTGTTGAATGAGGAGAATTACACAGACAATAACAGCGTACCCACCAGCCAAGTTGAGTTTTGGCTTCGCAAAATAATAGAAATGCAAGATTCTAGTGCACCTGCTGTTAACACTGTAACAAGTCCTCAAATTCAACTACCAAGTTTTGATCCAAGTTTAAAGGTTGCTGATCCAGAAGGCTGGTGTTGCTTAATAgatgaatttgtgaaaatgcaGAAGTTGTCTGGAATAATGTTAGTGACGAGCCTATCTTGCGCATTAAAGGGCGAGGCAGCAGATTGGCTTATTCGTTGCAGGCCAATAGGAAAAACCTgggaagatatacgggctgaatttttatcaactttttcCAAGCCTACTGACATAATGGAATTATTTGAGGAGGCTGTAAATGGCCGGCAAAATACTTCCAGTGAAATCACTTTATCGGATGAAGGGTTGCATGTTTTACGTTTGGCACagcatttaattaaaacctGTGAAAACGAAGAGGCTCTAGCAACATTATTTGCTTGTCATGTTGTTGGAAGTAGGTCTGAAATGGTGCGGAAACGATTGCAATTAGATCCACCAAAAGACCTTAAAAGTTTCTGTATTGCCCTTCGTGGTTCAACTGGTAAACGGCCGGCGCTAGTTCGACCTGATCCTCATATTAGCTCGAAGCGGCGTGCCTTTACCCCATTGGACAAAAGCGATCGAAAACATCATATCAAGTGTCACAGCTGTGGAAAATTTGGACATAAATCGTATGAGTGCCGAACCAACACAAACATGCCGTCTACGTCATCTGCAAGTAAACGAGTGGAGCCGAGAACCAATGTTGTTAGATGTTTTACCTGTGGTGGTCCTGGGCACATTTCAACCCATTGTCCTGAGAAGGAAAAGGGTACAGGTAGCAAACCAAAATATCTAGAGAAGCGAGTTAATTTATTGGAGGTGGAAGTTTTACCACAAGGGGAAATGAAGCTGATAGATG gtgaaatttaa